A window from Thiomonas sp. FB-Cd encodes these proteins:
- a CDS encoding SDR family NAD(P)-dependent oxidoreductase: MSRVVIVTGAASGIGHAIVNRFLKDGDTVFALDVDGPALQAAQLRSWAPADMRVRPVQADVAEPAAVAAAVDQVMQVHGRIDVLVNNAGITGGPQALRLHETSVADFDHVWGVNVRGMFLMCRQCLPVMIAQGAGAIVNIASVAGLVAFPARAAYSVTKGAAVMLTRSLAVDYAALGIRCNAVCPGMIDTPMTHWRLQQPELLAQVVARIPQGAVGDVDDVASAVAFLASAEASYCNGSALVVDGGYSSV, from the coding sequence ATGAGCCGCGTGGTCATCGTCACCGGTGCCGCATCCGGCATCGGGCATGCCATCGTCAACCGCTTCTTGAAGGATGGCGACACGGTGTTTGCGCTGGATGTCGATGGGCCTGCGCTGCAGGCCGCGCAGCTGCGGTCCTGGGCCCCTGCCGACATGCGAGTGCGTCCGGTGCAGGCTGACGTGGCCGAGCCCGCCGCGGTGGCGGCCGCTGTCGACCAGGTGATGCAAGTCCACGGAAGAATCGACGTTCTGGTCAACAACGCAGGCATCACCGGCGGGCCGCAGGCGCTGCGTCTGCACGAGACATCGGTTGCGGACTTCGACCACGTGTGGGGGGTGAACGTGCGGGGCATGTTTCTGATGTGCCGCCAGTGCCTTCCGGTCATGATCGCCCAGGGTGCGGGGGCGATCGTGAACATCGCCTCGGTTGCAGGACTCGTGGCCTTTCCGGCGCGAGCGGCCTATTCCGTCACGAAGGGCGCCGCGGTCATGCTCACGCGTTCGCTGGCCGTGGACTACGCGGCGTTGGGAATTCGCTGCAACGCCGTTTGCCCCGGGATGATCGATACGCCGATGACGCACTGGAGGTTGCAGCAACCCGAGCTGTTGGCGCAAGTCGTGGCGCGCATTCCGCAGGGGGCTGTGGGCGACGTTGACGACGTGGCCTCAGCCGTGGCGTTCCTGGCCAGCGCCGAGGCAAGCTACTGCAACGGTAGCGCGCTGGTGGTGGATGGCGGGTATTCCTCGGTGTGA
- a CDS encoding FAD-dependent oxidoreductase, translating into MTDIRHEHDTISAWGKRIDDLIEGRAHGALFNVNEDDDREYDAIFLGGGAGGRFGSAYLRAMGGRQLIIEKWPFLGGSCPHNACVPHHLLSECAAQLMLERTMSGKLWFQDMTGVRAPIKELIDIFRKGRVGPHAIMNYQSKEQLDLEYVLNAEGTILDSHTVEVAGRRFRAKNLVLGLGARPQPLACDGADLKGVYNYVNLVETLDYEPGNTVVVVGGSKTAVEYGCFFNATGRRTIMVVRSQLLKLVADQETRQYAIDRMTDQGMEIWEGSQIERLESDAQGRVCAAFIRTPQGVERVATDFVFAGLGEIPNSEMPAKVLGVKLGAKNEIIVNHKLRTSVPNVYAIGDLIGSPMEMFKARKSGTYAARCIMGEDVSYKPEDWPDFLHTHYEVSWAGLSEEEAKARYKNIITIKMPPDTPDGLNVALPASDRTMLYAFLEPKMSGFQKIIIDEATRRVVGAHHVGYGAKDAFQYLSHLMKQGLTIDQLGDLDELFLNPTHFIQLARLRAGQRTLKNL; encoded by the coding sequence ATGACAGATATCCGTCACGAGCATGACACGATCAGCGCTTGGGGAAAGCGCATCGATGACTTGATTGAGGGGCGAGCCCACGGCGCGCTCTTCAACGTGAATGAAGACGACGACCGTGAGTACGACGCCATCTTTCTGGGCGGTGGCGCAGGCGGCCGATTTGGTTCCGCCTATCTGCGCGCCATGGGAGGGCGTCAGCTCATCATCGAGAAATGGCCCTTTCTTGGGGGATCCTGTCCCCACAATGCGTGCGTCCCGCACCATTTGCTTTCCGAATGCGCGGCACAGCTCATGCTCGAGCGCACGATGTCGGGCAAGCTGTGGTTCCAGGACATGACGGGAGTGCGAGCGCCCATCAAGGAGCTCATCGACATCTTCCGCAAGGGCCGCGTTGGTCCGCACGCGATCATGAATTACCAAAGCAAGGAGCAGCTCGATCTGGAGTACGTGCTCAACGCTGAGGGAACCATCCTGGATTCGCATACCGTGGAGGTGGCCGGGCGCCGCTTCCGTGCCAAGAATCTTGTTCTTGGCCTGGGAGCCAGACCCCAGCCCTTGGCATGCGACGGGGCTGATCTCAAGGGTGTCTACAACTACGTCAATCTCGTGGAGACGCTCGACTACGAACCCGGCAATACTGTGGTGGTGGTCGGCGGCTCCAAGACCGCGGTGGAATACGGCTGCTTCTTCAATGCAACCGGGCGACGCACCATCATGGTCGTGCGCAGCCAGCTTCTCAAACTGGTTGCGGACCAGGAGACCCGGCAATACGCGATTGACCGGATGACGGACCAGGGCATGGAGATCTGGGAGGGCTCGCAGATCGAACGCCTCGAATCCGATGCCCAAGGGCGCGTCTGCGCCGCCTTCATCCGGACGCCCCAGGGCGTCGAGAGGGTGGCGACGGATTTCGTGTTCGCCGGACTTGGGGAAATCCCGAACTCGGAAATGCCCGCCAAGGTGCTCGGCGTAAAGCTCGGCGCGAAAAACGAAATCATCGTCAACCACAAGCTGCGAACTTCCGTGCCGAACGTGTATGCCATCGGCGACCTCATTGGCAGCCCCATGGAGATGTTCAAGGCGCGCAAAAGCGGGACGTACGCGGCGCGCTGCATCATGGGTGAGGACGTGTCCTACAAGCCCGAGGACTGGCCTGATTTTCTGCATACCCACTACGAAGTGAGCTGGGCGGGCTTGAGCGAGGAGGAGGCCAAGGCGCGTTACAAGAACATCATCACCATCAAGATGCCACCCGACACGCCAGACGGCCTCAACGTGGCGCTACCGGCCAGCGATCGCACCATGCTGTATGCGTTTCTCGAGCCCAAGATGTCGGGATTTCAAAAGATCATCATCGACGAGGCCACGCGTCGCGTCGTGGGTGCGCATCACGTGGGCTACGGCGCCAAGGATGCCTTTCAGTACCTCAGCCACTTGATGAAGCAGGGGCTGACCATCGACCAGTTGGGCGATCTCGATGAGCTGTTTCTGAACCCGACCCACTTCATCCAACTGGCACGGCTGCGCGCTGGACAGCGCACGCTGAAAAACCTATGA